A segment of the Leptospira andrefontaineae genome:
TCCTTTCATAAAGATCTGGCATGCAGGTTGTTCCACTGGAGAAGAGGCTTACTCCATGGCAATACTCCTGACGGAAGAAGGTCTTATGGAAAGAACCACGATCTATGCAACCGATTTTAATCAGCGGGCTTTGGATGATGCGAAACAAGGCATATTTTCAAATACTTTAATTAAGGAATATACTACAAATTATCAAGCGGCAGGGGGAAGGTCCGCTTTTTCGGATTATTATATCGCCGACGACAATATGGCGATCATGAACCAAAATCTAAAAAAGAATATAGTTTGGGCAAATCATAACCTAGTGACCGATAGCGTGTTTGCAGAGGTTCATATGATATTGTGTAGGAATGTACTTATCTATTTCAAAAGGGAACTTCAGAACAAGGTGCATAAGATGTTTTATGAAAGTTTAATTAACGGAGGGGTTCTTTGTTTGGGATCTAAGGAAGGAATGTATTTTAGCGAGCTAAAAGATGCATATCAAGATTTGGATCCAAGGCAGAAAATATTCAAGAAGAAATATTAAGTATTTATAAATAGATCTAAATGGGATACGGAGCAATTGTGATAGGGGTTTCTTCAGGTGGTTTGAACGCTCTTATGAAGATATTACCTTCT
Coding sequences within it:
- a CDS encoding CheR family methyltransferase is translated as MAARDSTEIEIDLLLEAIYQKYGYDFRQYSDAHIKRRIMNRMVLSGYNTVSEMQFQLLHNKSFANDLLHDLSITVTEMFRDPGFYRSIREKIIPILKTYPFIKIWHAGCSTGEEAYSMAILLTEEGLMERTTIYATDFNQRALDDAKQGIFSNTLIKEYTTNYQAAGGRSAFSDYYIADDNMAIMNQNLKKNIVWANHNLVTDSVFAEVHMILCRNVLIYFKRELQNKVHKMFYESLINGGVLCLGSKEGMYFSELKDAYQDLDPRQKIFKKKY